The proteins below come from a single Cylindrospermopsis raciborskii Cr2010 genomic window:
- a CDS encoding amino acid ABC transporter permease, with amino-acid sequence MDQLIWLRKNLFNNWYNGVLTIVCVIALFFLGKGVLFWIFNQAKWQVVTVNIHLFLVGRFPRSLYWRIWLALAINSIIGLITWHGLMQKYHLPKNQLLQKAYQLIRPLLAPIWLLTFIITIWLLGGGFGLQSVPTNLWNGLLLTLLMAFVSIALSFPLGVLLALGRNSELPVIRWFSILYIELVRGLPLIGILFIAQVMLPLFLPADWRLDRLVRGVAGLVLFSAAYMAENVRGGLQSIPKGQFEAARALGLNTFLLLILVVLPQALRVVIPTIVGQFIGLFKDTSLLSLVGLVELTGIARSILAQPQFLGTYMEVYIFIGAVYWLFCYSMSLAARRLET; translated from the coding sequence ATGGATCAGCTAATTTGGCTTAGAAAAAATCTATTTAATAACTGGTACAATGGGGTATTAACTATAGTTTGTGTAATTGCTTTATTTTTCCTAGGTAAAGGCGTATTATTTTGGATATTTAATCAAGCCAAATGGCAAGTTGTCACGGTAAATATCCATTTATTTTTAGTTGGGAGATTCCCCCGGTCCTTATATTGGCGAATCTGGTTAGCTTTGGCAATCAATTCTATTATAGGGTTGATAACTTGGCATGGGTTGATGCAAAAATATCATTTGCCTAAAAACCAATTGCTTCAAAAAGCTTATCAGTTAATTAGACCTCTGTTAGCACCTATATGGTTATTAACTTTTATCATTACTATTTGGTTACTTGGTGGCGGTTTTGGGTTACAATCTGTTCCTACAAATCTGTGGAATGGACTTTTATTAACCTTGTTAATGGCATTTGTTAGTATAGCACTTTCCTTTCCTCTGGGTGTACTATTAGCATTGGGAAGAAATAGTGAATTACCTGTAATTCGCTGGTTTTCTATTCTCTACATTGAGCTAGTTAGAGGTTTACCGCTCATAGGAATTTTGTTTATTGCCCAGGTGATGTTACCTCTGTTTCTACCTGCCGACTGGCGTTTAGACAGATTAGTTAGAGGTGTTGCAGGACTAGTTTTATTTAGTGCTGCTTATATGGCAGAAAATGTGCGCGGGGGACTGCAATCCATACCTAAAGGACAATTTGAAGCAGCAAGAGCATTGGGTTTAAATACCTTTTTACTCCTGATATTGGTTGTATTACCTCAAGCTTTACGAGTGGTAATCCCTACAATTGTAGGACAGTTTATTGGTTTATTCAAGGATACCTCATTACTGTCCCTAGTGGGTTTAGTGGAATTAACCGGAATTGCCCGCTCTATTTTAGCACAACCACAATTTCTGGGTACATACATGGAGGTTTATATATTTATTGGCGCAGTGTATTGGCTATTTTGTTATTCCATGTCCCTAGCTGCACGTAGGTTAGAAACCTAG
- a CDS encoding helix-turn-helix domain-containing protein: MPKPYSIDLRNRVIVAWVAQEGSQRQLAERFKVSLSFVRNLVRRYRETGQVEPKQCGGYEKPVIAGQYLNMIKSWLDEKNDLLLSELCDRLRETTGTSVSITTMHRALEKLGLRHKKKSKCQ, from the coding sequence ATGCCAAAACCTTATTCAATAGATTTGCGTAATCGCGTGATTGTAGCATGGGTTGCTCAAGAGGGATCTCAACGCCAGTTGGCAGAAAGATTCAAGGTCAGCTTATCATTTGTGAGAAATTTAGTACGTCGTTATCGTGAAACTGGGCAAGTTGAGCCAAAGCAATGTGGAGGATATGAAAAGCCTGTAATTGCAGGCCAATATTTAAACATGATCAAGTCTTGGCTGGATGAGAAAAATGATTTACTACTTTCAGAATTGTGCGATCGCCTGAGAGAAACGACGGGCACTAGTGTTAGTATCACAACCATGCATCGAGCCTTAGAAAAGTTGGGTCTACGTCATAAAAAAAAGTCTAAATGCCAGTGA
- a CDS encoding alkaline phosphatase translates to MAGNHVIFIHPDGTSPSHFAFARFLDKGPDGRLNWDNLEKTGVYLGHMEDQLGGTSNSGAVTHATGAKAYAESFGFEAGNTPIVSLDGSNKTIVEAARDAGKVTALVQSGAIYEPGTAAFVAKTKEIVNPDGSRIVPRAQAAEIAKQVIDSGVDFIMGGGELNLLPVGTNGFHGTAAQLDAVSTNSLQRPTENLIEKAKTLGYTVVYNKDQLNSLLTLPTPPTKVLGVFAIVHTFNDRAEEVLAGQNLPLYSPTAPTIGEMLDVTQKLMERHPNFSKGSITILEEEGTDNFGNNNNASGTLEALRRTDAAIGVAMDFVKKYENTLIITAADSDAGGLQIRDPLGTGNVGNINNNPIDSTSARNVPMDGRTGVASPPFVSAPDADGDLFNFGVAWAGLPDFSGSIISKAHGLNADRLPPTLDNTKIYELMYETLFEKELTARNPADNNLAAPAATKPTGNVIFIHPDGTSPSHFMALRNVDLGPDGRLNWDKMSHAGVYLGHMENQLTGTSNAGAVTHANGVKVFNESFGLNEDNSIVTPASGKVGYTILEEAIASGKATALIQSGHIGEPGTAAFAAATTNRDGDNIRARDKTAEIAEQVIRSGTQIIMAGGEVYLLPKGTTGFHVTAAIDAEYTDAADRPTINLITAIFM, encoded by the coding sequence ATGGCTGGAAACCACGTTATTTTCATTCACCCGGATGGAACTAGTCCTTCTCACTTCGCTTTTGCTCGCTTTTTAGACAAAGGTCCTGATGGAAGATTAAACTGGGACAACCTAGAAAAGACCGGAGTATATCTTGGTCACATGGAAGATCAACTGGGTGGAACCTCCAATTCAGGAGCAGTCACCCATGCAACAGGAGCCAAGGCCTATGCAGAGTCCTTTGGTTTTGAAGCGGGAAACACTCCGATTGTTTCTCTGGATGGTAGTAATAAAACCATTGTAGAAGCAGCTCGGGATGCTGGTAAGGTAACTGCTCTAGTTCAATCTGGTGCCATTTATGAACCGGGAACTGCGGCCTTTGTCGCCAAAACAAAGGAAATTGTTAATCCTGATGGTTCCCGCATAGTACCCCGGGCTCAAGCTGCAGAAATCGCTAAACAGGTAATTGACTCCGGTGTGGATTTCATTATGGGTGGTGGGGAATTAAACCTATTACCCGTGGGAACCAATGGATTTCATGGTACTGCGGCACAGCTTGATGCTGTAAGTACAAATTCTTTACAGCGCCCCACGGAAAACCTGATAGAGAAAGCTAAAACTCTGGGCTATACGGTTGTTTACAACAAAGACCAACTTAACTCTTTACTTACTCTACCCACACCCCCGACTAAGGTATTAGGTGTTTTCGCAATCGTTCACACTTTCAATGACCGAGCTGAAGAAGTATTAGCAGGACAGAACCTCCCCTTATATTCACCAACAGCTCCTACCATTGGGGAGATGTTGGATGTAACCCAAAAGTTGATGGAACGTCATCCCAACTTCAGTAAGGGATCCATTACCATTCTGGAAGAGGAAGGAACAGACAACTTTGGTAATAATAACAATGCTTCTGGAACCCTGGAAGCTCTGCGTCGTACTGATGCGGCTATTGGGGTGGCTATGGACTTTGTTAAAAAGTATGAAAATACGCTGATTATTACCGCTGCAGATAGTGATGCCGGTGGTCTGCAAATCCGTGATCCTCTGGGAACTGGTAATGTAGGCAATATTAACAATAACCCCATTGACAGCACTTCAGCACGAAACGTACCAATGGATGGTCGAACAGGAGTAGCTAGTCCTCCATTTGTGTCCGCTCCCGATGCTGATGGTGATCTTTTTAACTTTGGTGTTGCTTGGGCGGGTCTTCCTGATTTTAGTGGTTCCATTATCTCCAAAGCCCATGGTCTAAATGCAGATAGGTTACCGCCCACTTTAGATAACACCAAAATCTATGAGTTGATGTACGAGACCTTGTTTGAAAAAGAACTGACGGCTCGTAATCCTGCTGATAATAACTTGGCCGCTCCTGCTGCTACAAAACCAACGGGGAATGTGATATTTATTCATCCGGATGGTACTAGCCCTTCTCACTTCATGGCCCTGCGAAACGTTGATTTGGGACCAGATGGCAGACTCAACTGGGATAAAATGTCCCACGCTGGAGTTTACCTCGGTCACATGGAAAACCAACTCACGGGAACCTCTAATGCAGGAGCTGTTACCCATGCTAATGGTGTCAAGGTGTTTAATGAGTCCTTTGGACTAAATGAAGATAATTCCATTGTTACCCCGGCTTCTGGTAAAGTTGGCTACACCATCCTAGAAGAGGCGATCGCCTCTGGTAAAGCAACAGCCCTAATTCAGTCTGGTCACATTGGTGAGCCTGGAACTGCGGCTTTTGCAGCTGCTACAACCAACCGAGATGGGGACAATATTCGCGCTCGGGATAAAACAGCGGAAATTGCGGAGCAGGTGATTCGCTCTGGTACTCAAATAATCATGGCTGGGGGCGAGGTTTATTTATTACCCAAGGGTACTACTGGTTTCCATGTTACTGCTGCCATTGATGCGGAATACACTGATGCAGCTGATCGTCCAACCATTAACCTAATTACAGCAATTTTCATGTAG
- a CDS encoding M1 family metallopeptidase: MLQFHFDTDKKRYKSFELPGAKPHYNPDKPGQVEHIFLNLSLDISNQICFGDCSISLLPIRNHIDRLVLDAVNLKIKSVLINEIEQKFEHDGKKLYIYLSEATQCGKRLLLAIAYSVEKPQRGIYFIQPDKYYPHKPTQVWTQGEDEDSRYWFPCFDYPGQLSTSEIRIRVPKPLMAISNGELIDTLEDGNHQIYHWVQKQVHPTYLMTLAVSDFSEIKQGWQDKTISYYVEKGREADAERSLGKTPRMVEFLSQSYGYIYPYPKYAQVCVDDFIFGGMENTSTTLLTDRCLLDERSLLDNRNTESLVVHELAHQWFGDLLVIKHWSHAWIKEGMASYSEVMWTEHEYGPEEAAYYRLLEARSYLNEDSHRYRRPMVTHVYREAIELYDRHIYEKGSCVYHMIRAELGEELFWQAIHTFVQDYAHQTVETIDLLRSIEKATGRNLSFLFDQYVYRGGHPDFKITYFWDGDVNLAKLTVTQTQASDERDLFDLKIPIGFGYRAEKSPLKTFTVRINEREQSFYFPLGEKPDFISFDVGNNFLKTVVLEYPLPELKAQLEGDPHPVSRIYAAEALAKKGGWEVVQALSNALQNDPFWGVRAEVAKNLAEVKLDQVFDSLVSGLGDTSPFVRLAVVESLSQIKTYSSYQAVKELVEKGDQSYYVEAAACQSLGLISATNLDENIDEDTTINLLASVLQSRAGWNEIVRSGAIAGLSQFKTSEAALNLVLEYSKLGVSQALRLSAIRALGKISLGQSSANLERILGQLGEIAKETFFLTQIAVITALGKMETPKAIGILQSLADQTSDGRVRRYAQEEIPKVQKHIGPEKSLRHMREELDQLKQQNQELRSRLENLEAKSKIVGKQE, encoded by the coding sequence ATGTTGCAATTCCATTTTGATACAGACAAAAAAAGATACAAATCTTTCGAACTACCAGGAGCTAAACCACATTATAATCCTGATAAGCCAGGACAAGTAGAGCATATTTTTCTGAATTTGAGTTTAGACATTTCCAACCAAATTTGTTTTGGTGATTGTAGCATTAGTCTATTACCAATACGAAATCACATTGATAGATTAGTATTGGATGCTGTCAACCTGAAAATAAAATCTGTCTTAATCAATGAAATTGAGCAGAAGTTTGAACATGATGGAAAAAAGCTTTATATTTACTTGTCTGAAGCTACCCAGTGTGGCAAAAGGCTGTTACTGGCGATCGCCTACTCAGTAGAAAAGCCCCAAAGAGGAATTTACTTTATCCAACCGGACAAATACTACCCCCATAAACCAACTCAGGTATGGACTCAAGGTGAAGACGAAGATTCCCGTTACTGGTTTCCCTGTTTTGATTATCCAGGACAGTTATCCACCTCAGAAATTCGTATTCGCGTGCCCAAACCTCTGATGGCAATTTCCAATGGTGAGTTAATTGATACATTAGAGGATGGAAATCATCAAATTTATCACTGGGTCCAAAAACAAGTACATCCAACCTATTTAATGACCTTAGCTGTCAGTGATTTTTCAGAGATAAAACAGGGGTGGCAAGATAAAACTATCAGTTATTACGTAGAGAAAGGGAGAGAAGCAGATGCTGAACGCAGCTTAGGCAAAACGCCTCGCATGGTAGAATTTTTAAGTCAAAGCTATGGTTATATTTACCCCTATCCCAAATATGCTCAAGTGTGCGTGGATGACTTCATTTTTGGGGGGATGGAAAACACTTCTACCACCCTGCTAACAGATCGATGCTTGCTAGATGAAAGATCCCTCCTAGACAACCGTAATACAGAAAGTTTAGTTGTCCATGAATTGGCGCATCAATGGTTTGGTGACTTATTAGTCATTAAACACTGGTCTCATGCTTGGATTAAGGAAGGGATGGCCTCCTATTCAGAAGTGATGTGGACAGAGCATGAATACGGACCGGAGGAAGCAGCCTACTATCGCTTGTTAGAAGCACGTAGTTATTTAAATGAAGACAGTCATCGTTATCGTCGTCCCATGGTAACTCATGTTTACCGAGAAGCGATAGAACTGTATGATCGCCATATTTACGAAAAAGGTTCCTGTGTTTATCACATGATTCGCGCAGAGCTAGGGGAAGAGCTATTTTGGCAAGCCATTCACACCTTTGTTCAAGATTATGCCCACCAAACCGTAGAAACCATAGATTTATTGCGATCCATAGAAAAAGCGACAGGGAGAAATTTAAGTTTCTTATTTGACCAATACGTTTATCGTGGTGGTCATCCGGATTTTAAAATTACTTACTTTTGGGATGGAGATGTTAACCTAGCAAAACTCACAGTAACTCAAACTCAAGCTAGTGATGAAAGAGATTTATTTGATCTCAAGATTCCCATTGGTTTTGGTTATAGAGCAGAAAAATCCCCCCTGAAAACCTTTACCGTGCGGATTAATGAAAGAGAACAAAGTTTTTACTTTCCTTTGGGAGAAAAACCAGATTTTATCAGTTTTGATGTAGGCAATAATTTTTTAAAAACTGTAGTTTTGGAATATCCCCTACCGGAACTAAAAGCCCAGTTAGAAGGTGACCCCCATCCAGTTTCTCGTATTTATGCAGCAGAAGCACTAGCCAAAAAAGGTGGTTGGGAGGTTGTACAAGCTTTATCCAACGCCTTACAAAACGATCCCTTTTGGGGGGTGAGAGCAGAAGTTGCCAAAAACCTGGCAGAAGTTAAACTAGATCAGGTCTTTGATAGTTTAGTTTCCGGGTTGGGAGATACCAGTCCCTTTGTGCGATTAGCGGTGGTTGAGTCCCTATCTCAAATCAAAACCTATTCTAGTTATCAAGCTGTGAAAGAGCTGGTAGAAAAAGGAGACCAAAGCTATTATGTAGAAGCTGCAGCTTGTCAAAGTTTGGGATTAATTAGTGCTACTAACCTAGATGAAAACATTGATGAAGACACTACAATTAACTTATTGGCATCTGTTTTACAATCAAGAGCAGGTTGGAATGAAATAGTTAGAAGTGGTGCAATTGCTGGATTATCACAATTTAAGACATCAGAAGCTGCCTTAAATTTAGTCTTGGAATACAGCAAACTAGGGGTTTCTCAAGCATTGCGATTATCTGCTATTAGAGCTTTGGGTAAAATTTCCCTAGGTCAAAGTTCAGCCAATCTAGAACGAATTTTAGGTCAATTAGGAGAAATAGCTAAGGAGACATTCTTTTTAACCCAAATCGCTGTAATCACCGCCTTAGGAAAAATGGAAACACCAAAAGCAATTGGCATTTTACAAAGTCTAGCTGATCAAACCTCTGATGGAAGGGTCAGACGCTATGCACAGGAAGAAATTCCGAAAGTTCAAAAGCACATTGGACCGGAAAAAAGTCTCCGTCACATGCGTGAAGAATTAGACCAGCTCAAACAACAAAATCAGGAGTTAAGAAGCCGTCTGGAGAATTTAGAAGCCAAATCCAAGATAGTTGGTAAGCAGGAATGA
- a CDS encoding IS630 family transposase, translating to MKKSLNASEQETPRVQELRHDYRRWVDTVDIRNLVFLDESGINLGMSRLFARSQDGQRAIGSVPGNKGKNISLIGALNMDGILAAMTVEGSTNTEVFLTYVNQVLVPQLWKGAIVVMDNLKVHYAERVRLSIESVGAKVKFLPPYSPDLSPIELCWSKLKQFLRSREARTLEALNEAMTSAVNYITAEDALNWFNHCGLFT from the coding sequence ATAAAAAAAAGTCTAAATGCCAGTGAACAGGAGACTCCACGTGTTCAAGAATTAAGGCATGATTATCGTCGTTGGGTAGATACAGTTGATATTAGAAATTTAGTGTTTTTAGATGAATCGGGGATAAATTTAGGGATGTCAAGGTTGTTTGCCAGAAGCCAAGATGGACAAAGAGCAATTGGTAGCGTACCAGGAAACAAGGGCAAAAATATTTCTCTGATTGGGGCTTTAAATATGGATGGAATTCTGGCAGCAATGACTGTAGAGGGAAGCACAAATACAGAAGTATTTCTCACTTATGTAAATCAGGTTTTAGTACCTCAATTATGGAAAGGGGCTATTGTTGTTATGGATAATTTAAAGGTTCATTATGCCGAGCGCGTGAGATTGTCAATTGAATCAGTCGGTGCAAAAGTTAAGTTTTTACCCCCCTATTCTCCAGACTTATCTCCGATAGAATTGTGTTGGTCAAAATTAAAGCAATTTCTCCGTAGTCGGGAGGCACGAACATTAGAAGCCCTAAATGAGGCCATGACAAGTGCAGTAAATTATATTACAGCAGAGGATGCGCTTAATTGGTTCAATCATTGTGGTTTATTTACATGA
- a CDS encoding amino acid ABC transporter ATP-binding protein — translation MKTPKAVIIAEDVHKWYGKFHVLKGVSLRVDRGQVVVLMGPSGSGKSTFIRTFNALEAYQQGRIIIDGITLSRDLKNIEAIRSETGMVFQQFNLFPHLTVLQNITLAPIWVRKLPKVKAEELAMQLLERVGILAQANKYPGQLSGGQQQRVAIARALAMQPKIMLFDEPTSALDPEMVREVLDVMRNLAREGMTMVVVTHEVGFAREVADRVIFMDEGYLVEDTTPDLFFTAPKEERTRKFLSQIL, via the coding sequence ATGAAAACACCAAAGGCAGTTATTATTGCGGAAGACGTACATAAATGGTATGGTAAATTCCATGTCCTTAAAGGGGTGAGTTTAAGAGTAGATCGAGGACAGGTAGTAGTCTTAATGGGCCCATCCGGGTCAGGAAAGTCAACCTTCATACGTACATTTAATGCACTAGAAGCATATCAACAGGGGAGAATAATTATTGATGGTATTACCTTGAGTAGGGATTTAAAAAATATTGAGGCGATCCGCTCAGAAACAGGGATGGTGTTTCAACAGTTTAACTTATTTCCCCATTTAACCGTCTTACAAAACATCACACTAGCACCCATTTGGGTGCGTAAATTGCCAAAAGTTAAAGCAGAAGAATTGGCAATGCAGCTGTTAGAAAGAGTGGGAATTTTAGCTCAAGCTAATAAATATCCAGGACAATTATCTGGGGGACAACAACAACGGGTAGCCATAGCGCGTGCGTTAGCCATGCAACCGAAAATTATGTTATTTGATGAACCGACATCCGCCCTGGATCCAGAAATGGTGCGGGAGGTTTTAGATGTGATGCGGAATCTTGCCCGGGAGGGAATGACCATGGTAGTGGTGACCCATGAAGTTGGTTTTGCTAGGGAAGTTGCTGACAGGGTGATTTTTATGGATGAAGGTTATTTGGTCGAAGACACAACCCCGGATTTGTTTTTTACTGCACCTAAAGAGGAAAGAACGCGAAAGTTTTTATCACAAATTCTTTAG
- a CDS encoding amino acid ABC transporter permease has product MTNSQPPIWRNYRFWQVAIQVLAIILAFGVVNILWNNASHNLRQLGISLGWDFLGQQASFDIGETLVKYHPTDSYGRALAVGLVNSLRVATLGILFATVVGITAGIGRLSDNWLVRNISLVYVEIFRNTPLLLQLLFWYFGVFLSLPKPENKISLFGLGYLSQNGIDLPALTYEGVNLTPEFCTLLLGLTFYTGAFIAEIVRAGIKSVSQGQREAGLSLGLRPGLLMRLIIFPQALKLIVPPLTSQYLNLMKNSSLAIAIGYPDIYFVASTTFNQTGKAVEVMILLMITYLTLSLTISIVMNLVNRTVQIKER; this is encoded by the coding sequence ATGACTAATTCCCAACCACCAATATGGCGTAATTATCGTTTTTGGCAAGTTGCCATACAGGTTTTAGCCATAATTCTAGCTTTTGGTGTAGTGAATATCCTGTGGAACAATGCCAGCCATAATTTACGACAGTTGGGTATTAGTTTGGGGTGGGATTTTCTTGGGCAACAAGCATCTTTTGACATTGGCGAAACCCTAGTTAAGTATCATCCCACAGACTCCTATGGGCGAGCTTTAGCTGTGGGACTAGTTAATTCCTTGCGAGTAGCAACTTTAGGAATTTTGTTCGCTACGGTTGTGGGAATAACTGCTGGTATAGGGCGTTTATCTGATAATTGGTTAGTAAGAAATATCAGTTTAGTTTACGTGGAGATTTTTAGAAACACCCCTTTATTATTGCAGTTGTTATTTTGGTATTTTGGAGTTTTTCTATCTCTACCAAAACCAGAAAATAAAATTTCTCTTTTTGGTTTAGGTTACCTGAGTCAAAATGGCATAGATTTACCCGCCCTCACCTATGAGGGAGTTAACCTAACTCCAGAATTTTGTACCCTGTTATTAGGTCTGACATTTTACACCGGTGCTTTTATTGCAGAAATTGTCAGAGCGGGTATAAAGTCAGTCTCCCAGGGACAGCGAGAAGCGGGATTATCCCTAGGATTAAGACCTGGTTTGTTAATGAGGTTGATAATCTTTCCCCAGGCTTTAAAGCTGATTGTTCCCCCACTTACCAGTCAATATTTGAATTTGATGAAAAATTCTAGTTTAGCGATCGCTATTGGTTATCCAGATATTTATTTTGTCGCTTCCACCACCTTTAACCAAACAGGAAAAGCTGTGGAAGTCATGATTTTATTGATGATCACCTATTTAACTTTAAGCTTAACTATTTCTATAGTAATGAATTTAGTCAATCGCACTGTTCAAATTAAAGAAAGATAA
- a CDS encoding amino acid ABC transporter substrate-binding protein, whose translation MAKSFLFLAVAPLIFTLLGCNSSPTSSTSTSTVQPRNTTGKVKTNLRLVCGVSGELPGFSFVQTDSKYAGIDVDVCRAVSAALFDNPDKVEFRNLSAKERFTALQTGEVDLLSRNTTWTFSRDTSMGLYFSPVVLYDGQGIMIRKNSGINSLADLKNKAICTQTGTTTEQNLADQMRRRGISYKPVVFEDINVTFATYSEGRCDAITADRSALISRRTTLPKPEDNIVLNELLSSEPLAPAVAQGDPQWHNIVKWSVYALIKAEELGINSQNISQFANSKDPEIKRFLGTEGNLGQGIGLTNDFAARIIKHVGNYGEIYDRNLGSKTKLNLPRGQNELYSKGGLLYSPPFR comes from the coding sequence ATGGCAAAATCATTTTTGTTTTTAGCAGTTGCTCCTCTTATTTTCACCCTTTTAGGTTGCAATAGCAGTCCTACTAGCAGCACATCTACATCAACAGTACAACCACGCAATACTACTGGCAAAGTTAAAACCAATCTCCGTTTAGTTTGTGGTGTTAGTGGTGAGTTACCTGGATTTAGCTTTGTGCAAACCGATAGTAAATATGCTGGTATTGATGTGGATGTTTGTCGTGCTGTTTCAGCTGCCTTATTTGACAATCCGGACAAAGTAGAGTTTCGTAATCTTAGTGCTAAAGAAAGATTCACTGCTTTACAAACTGGTGAAGTGGATTTACTTAGCCGTAATACAACATGGACTTTTAGTCGTGACACTTCTATGGGTCTATATTTTTCACCCGTGGTACTATATGATGGTCAAGGGATCATGATCCGTAAAAATAGTGGCATTAATTCCTTAGCTGATTTAAAAAACAAAGCTATCTGCACCCAAACAGGTACAACCACAGAACAAAATTTAGCTGACCAAATGCGGAGGCGGGGCATTAGTTATAAACCCGTAGTTTTTGAAGATATTAACGTTACCTTTGCTACCTATTCGGAAGGTCGTTGTGATGCCATAACAGCTGATCGTTCAGCCTTAATTTCCCGACGTACTACCCTACCCAAACCTGAAGATAATATTGTTCTGAATGAATTACTTTCTTCAGAACCTTTAGCTCCTGCAGTTGCTCAGGGAGACCCCCAATGGCATAACATTGTTAAATGGAGTGTTTACGCTCTAATCAAGGCTGAAGAGTTAGGCATTAACTCTCAAAATATATCCCAATTTGCTAATAGTAAGGATCCGGAAATTAAACGTTTTTTAGGCACAGAAGGTAACCTAGGTCAAGGTATAGGTTTAACCAATGATTTTGCCGCTCGAATAATTAAGCATGTTGGTAACTACGGGGAAATTTACGATCGCAATTTAGGGTCTAAAACCAAACTGAATCTCCCTCGTGGACAAAATGAACTTTATAGCAAAGGTGGCTTACTCTATTCTCCACCATTTCGTTAG